In a genomic window of Diadema setosum chromosome 3, eeDiaSeto1, whole genome shotgun sequence:
- the LOC140226297 gene encoding cytochrome P450 3A29-like produces the protein MAFLDVFDVATSTTTVYLFVTAILLFFAYDFWCHTYFWRMGIPGPTPLPIFGNILAIGNNFHESIKSMSDKHGPVTGIYLWREPIIMVSDVELLRKILIKDFGKFYNRREIPVSSGDFDTALFNLRDAQWKKVRDILTPTFTGRKMKMMSGIVNSCADTMMDNVQKACAKDGKVQCKDLFGGFVMDTVASCAFGLQVKSQTQADEPFVNHAKKFFQVSFTTPVFALVSFLPFLAPVVKFLGFTLFPKDTIKFFTEVIDKTIAMRKSGHGTHNVDFLQLLIDAQDGKNIHTIENDDDDQHNQLFVGSDEGKNSITPTTRGRLSRREVVGQAMIFLSAGYETTTTALTLGSYLLAQNPHVQDKLIAEIDKLAPNRDDVDYTKVSTMPYLDQVMCEILRYYPPATTLDRECGETCTYKGVTIERGVDVWVNPYTMHHSSSYWPEPSKFDPDRFSKENREKRDPFTWMPFGAGPRICVGMRFALMEAKMALVRVLQKARFETSPLTEIPPKLGTSGLLSPPNGVTLKLVAR, from the exons GTACGATTTTTGGTGCCACACCTACTTTTGGCGAATGGGAATTCCTGGTCCCACCCCTCTTCCGATCTTCGGTAACATCCTTGCTATTGGAAAC AATTTTCACGAGTCGATAAAAAGCATGTCCGACAAGCATGGCCCCGTGACCGGAATCTATCTGTGGCGAGAACCGATCATCATGGTCAGTGATGTCGAGCTCCTTAGAAAAATACTCATCAAGGACTTCGGCAAGTTCTATAACAGGAGG GAGATACCCGTGTCATCCGGGGACTTTGACACCGCCTTGTTCAACCTCCGAGACGCGCAGTGGAAGAAAGTGCGTGACATCCTTACCCCGACTTTCACTGGCCGAAAGATGAAGATG ATGTCAGGCATCGTGAATTCCTGCGCAGATACCATGATGGACAACGTACAGAAGGCGTGTGCTAAGGATGGCAAAGTTCAGTGTAAGGA TCTGTTCGGCGGTTTCGTGATGGACACGGTGGCGAGTTGTGCCTTCGGTCTGCAGGTGAAGTCACAGACTCAGGCAGACGAACCTTTCGTCAACCACGCCAAGAAATTCTTCCAGGTTTCTTTCACCACGCCCGTGTTCGCCCTCGTCT CTTTCCTGCCGTTCTTGGCGCCTGTTGTCAAATTTCTTGGATTCACCCTCTTCCCGAAAGACACGATCAAGTTCTTCACTGAAGTCATTGACAAAACCATTGCTATGAGGAAGAGCGGACACGGCACGCAC AATGTGGACTTCCTCCAACTCCTGATCGACGCCCAGGATGGCAAAAACATACACACCATCGAAAACGACGACGACGACCAGCATAACCAACTCTTCGTCGGATCCGACGAAGGCAAGAATTCCATCACGCCGACCACTAGAGGGCGCCTTTCCAGGCGTGAGGTTGTTGGACAG GCAATGATTTTCCTTTCGGCCGGCTACGAGACAACTACCACTGCTCTCACGCTGGGATCGTACCTCCTCGCCCAAAATCCCCATGTCCAGGACAAACTCATCGCCGAGATCGATAAGCTGGCCCCCAACCGCGACGATGTCGATTACACGAAGGTCTCAACGATGCCGTACCTCGATCAGGTCATGTGTGAGATTCTCCGCTACTACCCACCCGCTACCAC ACTGGATCGCGAGTGTGGCGAGACCTGCACGTACAAGGGAGTCACCATCGAGCGGGGAGTGGACGTATGGGTCAACCCGTACACCATGCATCACTCATCCTCCTACTGGCCCGAGCCAAGCAAGTTTGATCCTGATAG GTTCTCCAAGGAGAATCGTGAGAAGCGAGACCCCTTCACCTGGATGCCTTTCGGCGCCGGACCGCGAATCTGTGTCGGGATGAGGTTCGCCCTGATGGAAGCTAAGATGGCGCTTGTTCGCGTCCTGCAAAAAGCACGTTTCGAGACGAGCCCGCTGACTGAG ATTCCTCCAAAGTTGGGTACCAGTGGTCTCCTTTCTCCTCCCAATGGAGTAACCCTGAAACTGGTCGCTCGCTGA